The following are from one region of the Tenacibaculum dicentrarchi genome:
- a CDS encoding outer membrane beta-barrel protein has protein sequence MKKILAAAIIMFASLSASAQVYVSASSGYSFKAVESKMGTKTTLSGVENTYGSYGEGTHTQLRAGYFFNDKWGIEAAAGYLHGADQTAMLVEVPGQPYVDVKARGRAFGLSLSTVYNITEHFYGRAGVLTKIGGKTEVVGNIKTDIKTALLNPLAPAGATIPLEIDFTRDFKGRFPLGFIGAIGYKHEILKNLSVFAEAEYLGISVTRNTSEIGDFSATLNGNNVSREELLKKFGTGLGALSPLINDKISYEDSLTLVENAQAQQNPLATKQLSQTVPYSSWGFNFGFTYTFNKRK, from the coding sequence ATGAAAAAAATTTTAGCAGCAGCAATTATAATGTTCGCTTCACTTTCAGCAAGTGCACAAGTTTACGTTTCAGCAAGTAGTGGATACTCTTTTAAGGCAGTTGAATCAAAAATGGGAACTAAAACAACTCTTAGCGGTGTAGAGAATACTTACGGAAGTTATGGAGAGGGAACACATACCCAGCTTAGAGCAGGTTATTTCTTTAATGACAAATGGGGAATTGAAGCAGCAGCAGGTTATTTACATGGCGCAGATCAAACAGCAATGCTTGTTGAGGTACCAGGACAACCTTATGTTGATGTAAAAGCTAGAGGTAGAGCTTTCGGTTTGTCTTTATCAACAGTATATAACATTACAGAGCATTTTTACGGACGTGCAGGAGTGTTAACTAAAATTGGTGGAAAAACAGAAGTTGTAGGAAATATTAAAACAGATATTAAAACAGCCTTATTAAACCCATTAGCTCCAGCAGGAGCAACAATTCCTTTAGAGATTGATTTTACTAGAGATTTTAAGGGTAGGTTTCCTTTAGGATTTATTGGTGCAATTGGTTATAAACATGAAATTCTTAAAAATTTATCAGTTTTTGCAGAAGCGGAATACTTAGGGATAAGCGTTACTAGAAATACGTCTGAAATAGGTGATTTTTCAGCAACTTTAAATGGTAACAATGTTTCTAGAGAGGAACTATTAAAAAAATTTGGAACAGGTTTAGGAGCATTATCGCCTTTAATTAATGATAAAATTTCTTACGAAGATTCATTAACTTTAGTTGAAAATGCACAAGCACAACAAAATCCTTTAGCGACAAAGCAATTATCACAAACGGTTCCTTATTCTTCTTGGGGATTTAACTTTGGATTTACTTATACTTTTAATAAAAGAAAATAA
- the prmC gene encoding peptide chain release factor N(5)-glutamine methyltransferase gives MKLHDLKIDFITQLAEIYPQTEIDTFFFYLIEEYLDFQRIDVLMKADFEIIDSKQVLFNNAIQRLKKQEPIQYILGNTEFYGFPFLVNENTLIPRPETEELVEWILEEISDIKNSQHDEVLKPRSILEIGTGTGCIPISLKKHLTDFDISAIDVSKEALKIAKENAKQNTVDINFIAQDILKAENLNFISSSNSSDICFNIIVSNPPYVRELEKAEIKNNVLENEPHLALFVSDDNPLIFYNKIADLAKLHLTKNGLLFFEINQYLAKETVAMLTEKGFNNIELKKDFVGNDRMIKASLF, from the coding sequence ATGAAATTACACGATTTAAAAATTGATTTTATAACGCAATTAGCTGAAATTTATCCGCAAACGGAAATTGATACTTTTTTCTTTTACTTGATAGAAGAATATTTAGATTTTCAACGAATAGATGTATTGATGAAAGCTGATTTTGAAATTATCGATTCAAAACAAGTTTTATTTAACAACGCAATTCAACGGTTAAAAAAACAAGAACCGATTCAATATATTTTAGGAAATACCGAATTTTATGGATTTCCTTTTTTAGTGAATGAAAACACGTTAATTCCTCGACCAGAAACTGAAGAATTAGTCGAATGGATTTTAGAAGAAATTTCTGATATTAAAAACTCACAACACGATGAGGTTTTAAAACCCCGCAGTATTTTAGAAATTGGCACAGGAACGGGTTGCATTCCTATCAGTTTAAAAAAGCATTTAACTGATTTTGATATTTCGGCAATCGATGTTTCTAAAGAAGCTTTAAAAATTGCCAAAGAAAACGCAAAACAAAATACTGTTGATATTAATTTTATCGCCCAAGATATTTTAAAAGCTGAAAATTTAAATTTCATTTCTTCTTCTAATTCAAGCGATATCTGTTTTAATATTATTGTTTCGAATCCGCCTTATGTTCGAGAATTGGAAAAGGCAGAAATCAAAAATAATGTGTTAGAAAACGAACCGCATTTGGCGTTGTTTGTTTCAGATGATAATCCTCTTATCTTCTACAATAAAATTGCCGATTTAGCAAAACTACATTTAACTAAAAATGGATTGTTATTTTTTGAAATTAATCAATATTTAGCCAAAGAAACTGTAGCGATGTTAACTGAAAAAGGTTTTAATAATATCGAACTTAAAAAAGATTTTGTAGGAAACGACAGAATGATAAAAGCAAGTCTTTTTTAA
- a CDS encoding LEA type 2 family protein, whose protein sequence is MNKFIFFTSIVISSFCITSCAIKKKPLFLKIDDIKVLSVASDTIRLKANAFFKNPNDIGGKLSTDKIKVLINETQLAHVSSEEFKVPARKEFAIPLKVAISTKEVFQNNKNGILGGLLNSLLNKNVKVQFKGNLCYKVLGFSHIYTIDKTEEIKINF, encoded by the coding sequence ATGAATAAATTTATATTTTTCACGAGTATTGTAATAAGTAGTTTCTGTATTACAAGTTGTGCTATAAAAAAAAAGCCGCTGTTTTTAAAAATTGATGATATTAAAGTTCTTTCAGTTGCTTCGGATACTATTCGATTAAAAGCCAATGCTTTTTTTAAGAATCCAAATGATATTGGCGGAAAATTATCCACAGATAAAATTAAAGTATTGATAAACGAAACGCAATTAGCACATGTTTCATCAGAAGAATTTAAAGTACCAGCACGTAAAGAATTTGCAATTCCTTTAAAAGTAGCAATTTCAACGAAAGAAGTATTCCAAAACAATAAAAACGGAATTTTAGGCGGTTTATTAAATTCGCTATTGAATAAAAATGTAAAAGTGCAGTTTAAAGGTAATTTATGTTACAAGGTTTTAGGTTTTTCTCACATATATACTATCGATAAAACCGAAGAAATTAAAATCAACTTTTAA
- a CDS encoding RluA family pseudouridine synthase, with protein MNTHFQYFSSPINDIQLPNKFTFPFYYEPHPLCEIATKEIIHYLKTQTDFEHNFGLNPNEKGLPIGKMFGVLVVKNKKNEIGYIAAVSGKLAETNTHLKFVPPVYDMLTEESYYLKEKNNLIAINSEIESLETNIDYNLLLSENKLAKNKAIADINKKKETLKIAKRERAIRREKAFKELSTENFILFKNELSKESLDAKHFFNNVKRYWEHTLKPKEDKLSVFTDQIIALKSLRKSKSNSLQMYISEQYQFLNEKKEKQNLAELFSGTSVHNLPAGSGECAAPKLLQYAFLNDLKPIAMAEFWWGKSPNKEIRKHQQFYPACQGKCKPILSHMLSGIEMDTNPLLENPAIGKEIEVIFEDDQLIVICKPADFLSVPGINIQDSVYSRIKQQVKDISGPIIVHRLDMATSGLLVLAKNKEAHKFLQSQFINKIIKKRYTALLDGIVTENTGTITLPLRVDLDDRPRQLVCYEHGKPAKTNWEVIERKNGKTKIHFYPISGRTHQLRVHASHGSGLNIPIVGDDLYGKKSDRLYLHSDTLAFLHPITKEKMLFTKKSDF; from the coding sequence TTGAACACACACTTTCAATATTTTTCTAGCCCAATAAACGATATACAACTTCCTAATAAATTTACCTTTCCATTTTATTACGAACCACACCCCTTATGTGAAATTGCTACAAAAGAAATAATACATTATTTAAAAACACAAACCGATTTTGAACATAATTTCGGACTAAACCCAAATGAAAAAGGACTTCCTATTGGTAAAATGTTCGGGGTTTTAGTTGTTAAAAACAAAAAAAATGAAATCGGTTATATCGCTGCTGTTTCAGGGAAATTAGCAGAGACAAATACGCATCTAAAATTTGTTCCGCCGGTTTATGATATGCTTACTGAAGAGTCTTATTATTTAAAAGAGAAGAATAATTTAATAGCAATAAATTCTGAGATAGAATCTTTAGAAACAAATATTGATTATAATTTATTATTATCTGAAAATAAATTAGCAAAAAATAAGGCTATAGCTGATATTAATAAAAAAAAAGAGACTTTAAAGATAGCTAAAAGAGAGAGAGCTATACGAAGAGAAAAAGCTTTTAAAGAATTGTCTACTGAAAACTTTATTCTTTTTAAAAATGAATTAAGTAAAGAAAGTTTAGATGCGAAACATTTTTTTAATAACGTAAAACGCTATTGGGAACACACTTTAAAACCAAAAGAAGATAAATTGTCGGTTTTTACAGACCAGATAATAGCCTTAAAATCGCTACGTAAGTCAAAATCAAATAGTTTACAAATGTATATTTCTGAGCAATATCAATTTTTAAACGAAAAAAAAGAAAAACAAAACTTAGCTGAATTATTTTCAGGGACTTCTGTACATAATTTACCTGCTGGTTCTGGTGAATGTGCTGCCCCAAAATTACTGCAATATGCTTTTTTAAACGATTTAAAACCTATTGCAATGGCTGAGTTTTGGTGGGGAAAATCACCAAATAAAGAAATTAGAAAACACCAACAATTTTACCCGGCTTGTCAAGGAAAATGTAAACCTATTTTATCGCATATGTTGTCAGGAATTGAAATGGATACCAATCCTCTATTAGAAAATCCTGCAATTGGTAAAGAAATTGAAGTAATTTTTGAAGATGATCAGTTAATTGTTATTTGTAAACCTGCTGATTTCCTGTCTGTTCCAGGTATTAATATTCAAGATTCGGTATATAGTAGAATAAAACAACAGGTTAAAGATATTTCAGGACCTATTATTGTACATCGTTTAGATATGGCTACCTCTGGTTTATTGGTTTTAGCAAAAAACAAAGAAGCACATAAATTTTTACAAAGTCAATTTATAAATAAAATAATTAAAAAAAGATATACTGCTTTATTAGATGGAATTGTTACTGAAAATACAGGAACAATTACGCTTCCGCTTCGTGTTGATTTAGATGATAGACCTAGACAACTAGTGTGTTACGAGCATGGTAAGCCAGCAAAAACAAACTGGGAAGTTATAGAACGAAAAAATGGGAAAACAAAAATTCACTTCTACCCTATTTCAGGGAGAACACATCAATTAAGAGTACATGCATCTCATGGTTCAGGCTTAAATATACCTATTGTTGGTGATGATTTGTATGGAAAAAAATCAGATCGATTGTATTTACATTCCGATACTTTAGCTTTTTTACACCCAATAACTAAAGAAAAAATGCTTTTTACAAAAAAATCTGATTTTTAA
- a CDS encoding SPOR domain-containing protein, producing the protein MPFIEEENLILMQEDLDNTKLKREKAEEELTEMKEKLTSFQKKSRITAILLGLLLGISLGACYYFYTSATQAPTFSEADIEAIKNKENIRVLDSINIANIAAMSLENTQNESSNSIIGSENLDEVISQVKDNTTGETIYSVQVGVFYNKKKFPLLSSKTIPAIITSEDDYFKYSLGLFTTLSEAKRFKKELIKLGFKDAFVASYIDGKRQKIHD; encoded by the coding sequence ATGCCTTTCATAGAAGAAGAAAATCTTATATTAATGCAAGAAGACTTAGATAATACTAAGTTAAAAAGAGAAAAAGCCGAGGAAGAATTAACTGAAATGAAAGAAAAACTTACTTCTTTTCAGAAAAAATCTAGAATTACAGCAATTTTATTAGGTTTACTTTTAGGGATATCATTAGGAGCTTGTTATTATTTTTACACGAGTGCTACACAAGCACCTACTTTTTCAGAAGCAGATATCGAAGCTATAAAAAATAAGGAAAATATACGTGTTTTAGACAGTATTAATATCGCAAATATTGCAGCAATGTCTTTAGAAAATACTCAAAATGAAAGTTCAAATTCGATAATAGGCTCAGAAAATTTAGACGAAGTTATTAGTCAAGTAAAGGATAATACAACTGGTGAAACAATCTATTCTGTTCAGGTAGGAGTCTTTTATAATAAGAAAAAATTCCCTCTATTATCTTCTAAAACAATACCAGCAATAATCACTTCTGAAGATGATTATTTTAAATATTCATTAGGCTTATTTACTACATTAAGTGAAGCTAAAAGATTTAAAAAAGAATTGATAAAACTTGGGTTTAAAGATGCTTTTGTAGCTTCTTATATTGATGGAAAACGTCAAAAAATACACGATTAA
- the fdhD gene encoding formate dehydrogenase accessory sulfurtransferase FdhD yields the protein MKKISVYESIKISKNNALKVADTLVVEAALQININNESYTVVMRTPGDDIELIRGLLYAEDIYKSKEDLLINTVEINTDASTILNVTIPKNKLRNGYLNKRTLLSVSSCGICGKKELKDLKTKGKSLSTEHNNNKDVINLKSSVINITFDMFLKMTDLQFLFKKTGGSHACALFNNKKEILTIKEDIGRHNAVDKCIGDLIQKQQLKQVSYMLVSGRVSYEIVSKAFFAKIRIIIAVSACSSLAVDFAKEFGICLIGFSRNDKMTVYANPQHINL from the coding sequence ATGAAAAAAATTAGTGTTTACGAATCTATAAAAATATCAAAAAATAATGCTTTAAAAGTTGCAGATACACTTGTTGTTGAAGCAGCGCTTCAAATTAATATTAATAATGAATCATATACCGTTGTAATGAGAACTCCTGGTGATGATATAGAATTAATTAGAGGACTTTTATACGCAGAAGATATTTACAAGAGCAAAGAGGACTTATTAATCAATACTGTTGAAATCAATACTGATGCCTCTACTATTTTAAATGTTACAATTCCGAAGAATAAACTAAGAAATGGCTATTTAAATAAACGTACCCTTTTATCTGTTTCTTCCTGTGGTATTTGTGGAAAAAAAGAATTGAAAGACTTAAAAACTAAAGGAAAGTCGCTTTCTACTGAACATAATAATAATAAAGACGTTATAAATCTTAAATCATCAGTAATAAATATTACTTTTGATATGTTTTTAAAAATGACTGATTTACAATTTTTATTCAAAAAAACAGGCGGTAGTCATGCTTGCGCATTGTTTAATAATAAAAAAGAAATTCTAACGATTAAAGAAGATATTGGTAGGCACAATGCAGTTGATAAGTGCATTGGCGATTTAATTCAAAAACAACAGCTAAAGCAAGTAAGTTATATGCTTGTTAGCGGACGTGTTTCGTATGAAATTGTTTCAAAAGCTTTTTTTGCGAAAATTCGTATTATAATTGCTGTTTCTGCCTGTTCTTCTTTAGCAGTCGATTTTGCTAAAGAATTTGGTATTTGTTTAATTGGTTTTAGTCGAAATGATAAAATGACCGTTTACGCAAATCCTCAACATATAAATTTATGA
- a CDS encoding class I SAM-dependent methyltransferase codes for MNNNILHENVQQFINENLQSDITKLILKGSPFKNITIQELSNQIISKQKSKNKLSSWFLTNQIYYPSKISIEQTSSEKTANYKATLVSGKNFIDITGGFGVDTFYFSKYFKRVIHTEINEELSKIVAYNYQKLEVENIQTIAKNGLDYLKETTQKFDCIYIDPSRRDDVKGKVFLLKDCLPNVPENIDFLFTKSDTILIKNSPMLDIKSTLNELKFVKEIHVVAVNNEVKELLFLLDLKSNQSIEVKTVNLLINKKKEFSFFMNKSCEITYSNPLDYLYEPNGAILKSGGFNEVAKAYNISKLQQHSHLYTSEKILVDFPGRTFKIIAVYPYNKKKIKKELTMLKANITTRNFPKTVAQIRTETKIKDGGDVYLFFTTNSSNKRIVIHCTKTA; via the coding sequence TTGAATAATAACATTTTACATGAAAATGTACAGCAATTTATAAACGAAAACTTACAATCAGATATTACAAAACTGATTTTAAAAGGTAGTCCGTTTAAAAATATAACAATACAAGAATTATCAAATCAGATAATTAGTAAACAAAAATCAAAAAACAAGCTTTCGAGTTGGTTTTTAACAAATCAGATTTATTATCCTTCTAAAATTAGTATTGAGCAAACTTCTTCTGAAAAAACAGCTAATTATAAAGCTACCTTAGTTTCAGGTAAAAACTTTATTGATATAACTGGTGGATTTGGTGTTGATACTTTTTATTTTTCGAAATACTTTAAGCGAGTTATTCATACTGAAATTAACGAAGAGCTTTCGAAAATAGTTGCGTATAATTATCAGAAATTAGAGGTAGAAAATATTCAAACAATTGCTAAAAATGGCCTGGATTATTTAAAAGAAACTACACAAAAATTCGATTGTATTTATATAGACCCTTCTCGTAGAGATGATGTTAAAGGAAAGGTTTTTTTATTAAAAGATTGCTTGCCAAATGTACCTGAAAACATTGATTTTTTATTTACAAAATCTGATACTATTTTAATTAAAAATTCACCAATGCTTGATATAAAATCAACGCTAAATGAATTGAAATTTGTAAAAGAAATTCATGTTGTTGCTGTTAATAACGAAGTAAAAGAGCTTCTTTTCTTATTAGACTTAAAATCTAATCAATCAATTGAGGTAAAGACAGTTAACTTGCTCATTAACAAAAAGAAGGAGTTTTCTTTTTTCATGAACAAGAGCTGTGAAATAACCTATAGTAATCCTTTAGATTACCTATATGAGCCTAATGGTGCCATTTTAAAATCAGGAGGATTTAATGAAGTAGCAAAAGCATATAACATATCTAAATTGCAGCAACATTCTCATCTATATACTTCCGAAAAAATACTTGTTGATTTCCCTGGTAGAACTTTTAAAATAATAGCTGTTTATCCTTATAATAAGAAAAAAATAAAAAAGGAATTAACAATGTTAAAGGCTAATATTACTACACGAAATTTTCCAAAAACTGTAGCGCAAATAAGAACCGAAACCAAAATTAAAGATGGTGGCGATGTGTACTTATTTTTTACAACAAATAGCAGTAATAAACGAATTGTAATTCATTGTACTAAAACAGCATAA
- a CDS encoding FdhF/YdeP family oxidoreductase — protein sequence MSNQKQQEKTVKAQPPENLTGIKLIEIPTKAVGTKAIKSALSHVFSETGVVKGIQLLKNMNQLDGFDCPGCAWPDPDQKRAFLAEYCENGAKAIAEEATTNRVSPMFFATHTVQELSEWSDYNIGKSGRITHPMVLREGSNNYEEISWENAFKLIANELNELENPDEAIFYTSGRTSNEAAFLYQLFVRKFGTNNLPDCSNMCHESSGSGLSQTLGIGKGSVTLDDFKHSDLVIVIGQNPGTNHPRMLSALKQTKDNGGKIMTINPLPEVGLMKYVDPQNPLKWLGSGDVLTDLFLQVRINGDVALLKIILKLMKTQEKEKGGVFNHQFIKEKTHGLEEFLIDLDTYTIAELLPQTGLSLEIIEEAAQMIINNDKIIICWAMGLTQHKNGVDNIREVVNLLLLKGSIGKKGAGTCPVRGHSNVQGDRTMGIWEKPKDSFLDSLEKEFQFQAPRKHGYDVVAAIEAMHAKKASVFVGMGGNFISATPDTEYTAQALRNCNLTVQISTKLNRSHLIHGKKALILPCLGRSEKDIQKTGDQFITVENSMGVVHQSNGHLSPSSDYLLSEPAIVAGIAKATLKNTKIDWEILVSNYDLIRNKIEATIPGFNNYNEKVRVKGGFYLPNNARDNNYAPTLTGKANFSTNLPSDVVLEDNQFMMMTIRTHDQYNTTIYGLDDRYRGVLNERRIIFMNPEDMKFQGLSKLDKVDLTSHFQGEKRSASGFLVVPYSIPKQCTATYFPETNVLVPLKSKARISHTPASKTVIITILKQE from the coding sequence ATGAGTAATCAAAAACAACAAGAAAAGACTGTAAAAGCACAGCCTCCTGAAAATTTAACAGGAATAAAGCTTATTGAAATCCCTACAAAAGCCGTAGGTACAAAGGCGATAAAATCGGCATTAAGTCATGTTTTTTCTGAAACAGGAGTTGTAAAAGGGATTCAATTATTAAAAAACATGAACCAATTAGATGGTTTTGACTGTCCTGGTTGCGCATGGCCTGATCCTGATCAAAAAAGAGCCTTTTTAGCTGAATATTGTGAAAATGGCGCCAAAGCAATTGCTGAAGAAGCTACAACAAATAGAGTTTCTCCTATGTTCTTTGCAACACACACAGTTCAAGAACTATCAGAATGGTCAGATTATAATATAGGAAAAAGTGGACGTATTACACATCCTATGGTTTTACGAGAAGGAAGCAATAATTACGAAGAAATTTCATGGGAAAATGCTTTTAAACTTATTGCAAATGAGCTAAATGAATTAGAAAACCCTGATGAAGCTATTTTTTATACCTCTGGAAGAACAAGTAATGAAGCGGCTTTTTTATATCAATTATTTGTTCGAAAATTCGGAACAAATAATCTGCCAGACTGTTCAAATATGTGCCATGAAAGTAGCGGAAGCGGACTTTCTCAAACACTTGGTATAGGTAAAGGTTCAGTTACATTAGATGATTTTAAACATTCTGATTTAGTAATTGTAATTGGGCAAAACCCCGGGACAAATCACCCAAGAATGCTTAGTGCTTTAAAACAAACAAAGGATAATGGTGGTAAAATAATGACCATAAATCCGCTTCCTGAGGTTGGTTTAATGAAATATGTAGATCCTCAAAATCCTTTAAAATGGTTAGGTTCTGGTGATGTATTAACAGATCTATTCCTTCAAGTAAGAATAAATGGTGATGTTGCCTTGCTTAAAATCATCTTAAAGTTGATGAAAACTCAAGAAAAAGAAAAAGGTGGCGTTTTTAATCATCAATTTATAAAAGAAAAAACGCATGGTTTAGAGGAGTTTTTAATCGATTTAGATACTTATACTATTGCCGAATTATTGCCTCAAACGGGCTTATCTTTAGAAATAATTGAAGAAGCAGCTCAAATGATTATCAATAATGATAAGATAATTATCTGTTGGGCAATGGGATTAACACAGCATAAAAATGGTGTTGATAATATTCGTGAAGTTGTAAACTTACTGCTTTTAAAAGGTAGTATCGGTAAAAAAGGTGCAGGAACTTGCCCTGTTCGAGGGCATTCGAACGTACAAGGCGACCGAACTATGGGTATTTGGGAAAAGCCAAAAGATAGCTTTTTAGATAGTCTAGAAAAAGAATTTCAATTTCAAGCACCGCGTAAACATGGGTATGATGTTGTAGCGGCTATTGAAGCAATGCATGCTAAAAAAGCAAGTGTTTTTGTAGGAATGGGAGGTAATTTTATCTCTGCAACTCCTGATACAGAATATACTGCACAAGCGTTAAGAAACTGTAATTTAACGGTTCAAATTTCTACAAAATTAAATAGAAGTCATTTAATCCATGGAAAAAAAGCGTTGATTCTTCCTTGTTTAGGACGTTCTGAAAAAGACATTCAAAAAACTGGAGATCAATTTATTACCGTAGAAAATTCCATGGGAGTTGTGCATCAATCTAACGGGCATTTATCACCTAGTTCCGATTATTTATTAAGCGAACCTGCAATTGTTGCTGGTATAGCTAAAGCAACCTTAAAAAATACTAAAATTGATTGGGAAATACTTGTTTCAAATTACGATTTAATCCGTAATAAAATTGAAGCAACCATTCCAGGTTTTAATAATTACAACGAAAAAGTTCGTGTAAAAGGAGGTTTTTATTTACCTAACAATGCTAGAGATAACAACTACGCTCCTACTTTAACAGGGAAAGCAAACTTCTCTACAAATTTACCTTCGGATGTTGTGTTAGAAGATAATCAATTTATGATGATGACCATTCGAACTCACGATCAATATAACACAACTATTTATGGTTTAGATGATAGATATAGAGGTGTTTTAAATGAACGAAGAATTATTTTTATGAACCCTGAAGATATGAAATTTCAAGGATTATCAAAATTAGATAAAGTAGATTTAACAAGTCATTTTCAAGGAGAAAAAAGAAGTGCTTCGGGCTTTTTAGTAGTTCCTTATAGTATTCCAAAACAATGTACCGCTACTTATTTTCCTGAAACAAATGTATTAGTTCCGCTTAAAAGTAAAGCAAGAATTAGTCACACTCCAGCTTCTAAAACAGTGATTATTACGATACTAAAGCAAGAGTAA